A part of Gemmatimonadota bacterium genomic DNA contains:
- a CDS encoding ATP-binding protein, translating to MYDPQLVDEMLNSKQKDVIVEFLRKFEPKTVDVRITLDRIIAVDIGLDSFLPVNHLGGGPGRMLTILSGLYGTRTGILIIDEVENGFHVSSITELWRMILEHSRITNTQVFVTTHSRDVLEGLNDVLVGEQDSVACYWLSKLDSDQIKAYRYSPLELAGALDANIDIRH from the coding sequence ATGTACGATCCACAGTTGGTTGATGAAATGTTAAATTCAAAACAGAAGGATGTTATCGTAGAGTTTTTACGGAAATTCGAACCTAAGACGGTGGACGTTAGAATAACATTGGATAGGATTATCGCAGTCGATATTGGCTTAGATTCGTTCTTACCGGTTAATCATCTTGGGGGTGGGCCGGGGCGTATGTTAACGATTCTTAGTGGGCTCTATGGAACGAGGACTGGAATCCTGATAATAGATGAAGTTGAGAATGGTTTCCATGTCTCTTCTATTACAGAACTTTGGCGTATGATCCTTGAGCATTCAAGAATCACAAACACTCAGGTATTTGTTACCACTCACAGTAGAGATGTGTTAGAAGGTCTGAATGACGTTCTAGTCGGAGAACAGGATTCAGTTGCCTGCTATTGGTTGAGTAAGCTTGATTCTGACCAAATCAAAGCCTATAGATATTCGCCACTCGAGTTGGCAGGAGCACTCGATGCGAATATCGATATTCGTCACTAA